The proteins below come from a single Mya arenaria isolate MELC-2E11 chromosome 8, ASM2691426v1 genomic window:
- the LOC128244267 gene encoding putative tyrosinase-like protein tyr-3, protein MAFKYGDGQAHVCLKIPNKTSGCFQEAEFQPVSTEFVRTSCLQDLIWSLSKATNLSEADSRYFKELSERFLQFPSPKTGFRQRKEYRQLSRQERSNFHRALQILYEEGTIRLYAKLMANANPEVKLSPEFLGFQRVFLAFFEEELRRVDDTVSLPYWDYTADFETDNPVNSILWTPDLLGNGNGQVVTGDFRHWRTTHGPLQRRYGESNYGVLISRDVIAKIMTKCDAADITYPIGTDIDEQYVMEYHQNGVFNWVGGTVADADTAAYDPVFYLISACTDHIWEVFQYRQRVACNKVPATDYPNKDAFKKMFGFSELINAHGYSGHWTTAWYNYTRAPYCPNCNSEFLWCDKLKTRCVADSRRNDFNIGPKQHLDLNIDTEVEYIPRKIAFPQLPSPFNDGRTLVTGKRDAKRAFEARFMRRRNNQVKPRVDKPSQDVGITPTTNETTTESD, encoded by the exons ATGGCCTTTAAATATGGAGATGGGCAGGCGCATGTGTGTTTGAAAATACCCAATAAAACATCAGGGTGCTTTCAGGAGGCGGAA TTTCAACCGGTCAGTACTGAATTCGTACGCACTTCCTGTTTACAAGACCTGATTTGGTCCTTGAGCAAGGCAACCAACCTCTCCGAGGCAGACTCTCGATACTTCAAGGAGCTCTCTGAAAGATTTCTCCAATTTCCTTCACCCAAAACCGGTTTTCGGCAAAGAAAGGAGTACCGACAGTTGTCGAGACAGGAACGGAGCAATTTCCACAGGGCTCTTCAAATTTTGTATGAA GAAGGAACAATTCGTCTCTACGCAAAACTGATGGCGAATGCTAATCCTGAGGTCAAGCTGTCACCCGAATTTCTTGGTTTTCAGCGCGTATTCCTGGCTTT TTTCGAGGAAGAGCTGCGGAGAGTGGACGATACAGTGAGTTTGCCCTACTGGGATTACACAGCCGATTTTGAGACGGACAACCCTGTCAACTCGATTCTCTGGACACCTGACTTGCTGGGGAACGGCAATGGTCAGGTTGTGACAGGGGATTTCCGACATTGGCGAACCACTCATGGTCCTTTGCAGAGGCGATATGGGGAAAGCAATTATGGTGTCCTTATAAGCAGGGACGTTATTGCCAAGATTATGACAAAATGCGATGCAGCT GATATTACATACCCTATTGGGACAGACATTGATGAACAGTATGTGATGGAGTACCACCAGAACGGAGTATTTAACTGGGTAGGTGGCACGGTGGCGGACGCCGACACGGCAGCCTATGACCCTGTGTTTTACCTTATTTCTGCCTGCACCGACCACATTTGGGAAGTATTCCAGTACAGACAACGTGTTGCGTGCAACAAAGTACCAGCAACTGACTATCCTAATAAAGACGCTTTTAAAAAGATGTTCGGATTTTCTGAACTGATAAATGCACATGGTTATTCTGGCCACTGGACAACCGCTTGGTACAATTATACCAGAGCCCCGTATTGTCCGAACTGCAATTCTGAGTTTCTATGGTGTGACAAGTTAAAGACTCGATGTGTTGCTGACTCAAGACGGAATGACTTTAACATTGGACCAAAGCAACACCTTGACCTAAACATTGATACGGAAGTGGAGTACATTCCCCGTAAGATTGCCTTTCCGCAACTGCCATCACCTTTTAACGACGGAAGAACATTAGTTACTGGAAAACGAGATGCAAAGCGGGCATTTGAAGCTCGGTTTATGCGAAGAAGAAACAATCAAGTGAAACCACGCGTAGATAAACCCAGCCAAGACGTTGGGATCACACCAACAACTAACGAAACTACAACTGAATCGGACTGA
- the LOC128244268 gene encoding putative tyrosinase-like protein tyr-3 yields the protein MLKLKFAFEFRAPLMTAMPGQSFEEELRREDATVSIPYWDSSLDFDMDNGVNSVLWSAELLGNGNGDVITGPFAGWMSGRGILGRMYGDRGRLISDEKIQLMTSVCQTDNLHNLLELHVDNEVVFPQVDPDNREERDHIIEYHHNGVHNWVGGDMADGSYAAYDPVFYMHHAFIDFIWEKFRRHQSSTCQINPENAYATRTGGSGHGPNDLMYGFTFFKNIEGLKNVWTEKWYNYEELPQCPNCGSKYLYCNTTTNRCVSHSRRTDFNVGKFMSSPEALTFGMVNELVEPLTNKIPRRIISPFMPSPNPDGRFHGTAKEDALNAVNIQESPLQPPSSVNIARSFPFNSWVENLEQASGGTPSSRSGRRRRRKFISLF from the exons TTTCGAAGAAGAGTTACGACGTGAGGATGCGACCGTCTCTATCCCATATTGGGATAGTAGTCTTGACTTCGATATGGACAACGGTGTCAACTCCGTGCTTTGGTCCGCTGAACTCCTCGGGAATGGCAATGGAGATGTCATAACTGGACCATTTGCCG GTTGGATGTCAGGCCGCGGCATACTTGGCAGGATGTATGGCGATAGAGGCCGTTTGATTAGTGACGAGAAAATACAATTGATGACAAGCGTCTGTCAAACAGAT AACTTGCATAACCTGCTAGAGCTTCATGTTGACAAC GAGGTAGTTTTTCCCCAAGTGGACCCCGACAACAGGGAGGAGAGAGATCATATCATTGAATACCACCATAACGGCGTACATAACTGGGTTGGTGGGGATATGGCTGATGGGTCGTATGCTGCATATGACCCTGTCTTCTACATGCACCATGCATTTATCGACTTTATCTGGGAAAAGTTCCGTCGGCACCAGAGCTCCACTTGTCAAATAAACCCTGAAAATGCTTATGCAACACGAACGGGAGGCAGCGGACATGGTCCAAATGATTTGATGTATGGATTTACGTTCTTTAAGAATATAGAAGGCTTGAAAAACGTTTGGACTGAGAAGTGGTACAATTATGAAGAATTACCGCAGTGTCCAAATTGTGGCTCAAAATATCTTTACTGTAACACAACCACCAACCGCTGCGTCAGTCATTCCCGGAGAACAGATTTTAATGTCGGAAAGTTCATGTCCTCACCGGAAGCCTTGACTTTTGGAATGGTAAACGAACTCGTTGAACCATTGACTAACAAAATACCAAGGAGAATAATCTCCCCGTTCATGCCGTCCCCGAATCCCGATGGACGATTTCACGGTACAGCCAAAGAGGATGCACTGAATGCAGTCAATATTCAGGAATCTCCATTACAACCACCTTCTAGTGTAAATATAGCTAGATCTTTTCCATTCAATTCATGGGTTGAAAATCTAGAACAAGCCTCTGGTGGTACTCCTTCTAGCCGCTCTGGTAGGAGAAGGAGgagaaaatttatatcattattttaa